In Pedobacter sp. WC2423, the following are encoded in one genomic region:
- a CDS encoding DUF1572 domain-containing protein, with protein sequence MLINNYLESVFKQFEYYKMLGEKTFVQLTDAQLFYQYNQESNSIATIVKHISGNMLSRWTDFLTADGEKEWRNREAEFDNDVKDRAELMLLWNKGWDCLFTALNTINEDNFEKIIYIRNQGHSITEAVNRQLAHYPYHIGQLVFLGKMLKNDNWDSLSIPRGDSQKFNGEKFARPKTKTHFTDEFLNKGKI encoded by the coding sequence ATGCTGATCAACAACTATCTTGAAAGCGTATTCAAACAGTTTGAATATTATAAAATGCTTGGCGAAAAAACTTTTGTACAACTGACGGATGCACAGCTTTTTTATCAATATAATCAGGAAAGTAATAGTATCGCAACTATTGTTAAGCATATATCCGGGAATATGTTATCGCGCTGGACAGACTTTCTGACAGCGGATGGTGAAAAGGAATGGCGTAACCGGGAAGCGGAATTTGATAATGATGTTAAAGACAGAGCAGAATTAATGTTGCTATGGAATAAAGGCTGGGATTGTTTGTTTACAGCTTTGAATACGATTAATGAGGATAATTTTGAAAAAATTATTTATATCAGGAATCAGGGGCACTCCATTACTGAAGCAGTGAACAGACAGCTGGCGCATTACCCATATCATATCGGTCAGCTCGTATTTTTGGGTAAAATGCTGAAGAATGACAACTGGGATTCTTTATCCATTCCACGTGGAGATTCTCAAAAGTTTAACGGAGAAAAATTTGCTCGGCCGAAAACGAAGACGCATTTTACAGATGAATTCCTGAATAAAGGAAAGATTTAG